The genomic segment TCGGTGTTCCTCATGCCGATCTGTATCGGCGCAAGCTGGAATTCGATCACCAAGCGGGTCGGCGAGTATTTCGCTGCTTTCCTGCTGATGGAAGTCCTGATGATCGGCGTGTTCGCCGCGCAGGATCTGTACCTGTTCTACATCTTCTTCGAAGCAGGCCTGATCCCGATGTATTTGATCATCGGTATCTGGGGCGGGGATAACCGCATCTACGCCAGCTATAAGTTCTTCCTCTACACGCTGATCGGCTCGGTGCTGATGCTGATCGCAATGATGTGGATGGTGCACGAAGCGGGGACGACCGATATCCCGACGCTGATGGCGTATGACTTCCCGGTTCACGCACAAACCTGGCTGTTCCTGGCCTTCTTCGCCAGCTTCGCGGTGAAGATGCCGATGTGGCCGGTCCATACGTGGCTTCCCGATGCTCACGTTCAGGCGCCGACTGCCGGTTCCGTGATCCTGGCGGGCGTGCTGCTGAAGATGGGCGGTTACGGTTTCATCCGCTTCTCGCTGCCGATGTTCCCGGAGGCGAGCGCACAGTTCGCCTGGCTGATCTACGGGCTGTCGATGGCGGCAGTGGTGATCACCAGCCTGATCGCGCTCGTGCAGCACGATATCAAGAAGCTGATCGCCTACTCGTCCGTTGCGCATATGGGCATCGTCACCATTGGCCTGTTCGCCTTCAATGTGCAGGGCCTCGAAGGTTCGATGATCGTAATGCTCAGCCACGGCATCGTGGCGGGCGCGCTGTTCCTCTGCGTCGGCGTGATTTACGATCGTCTGCACACGCGTGAGATCAATCGTTACGGCGGCATTGCGATCAACATGCCGAAATATGCGATGTTCTTCCTGCTCTTTACCATGGCAAGCATTGGTCTGCCGGGTACGAGCGGCTTTGTCGGCGAATTCCTGAGCCTTGCAGGCGTCTACCAGATTTCCACCTGGGTGGCGCTGGTCTGCACCACGGGTATCATCCTTGGCGCAGCCTATATGCTGTACCTCTATCGTCGGGTCGCATTTGGTGAGCAGAAGAATGCCGATGCGGCTGCGATGCCTGACATCGATTTGCGCGAATGGCTCATGCTCGGCTCGCTGACGGCAGCTGTGCTGTGGATGGGTGTGTACCCCGAGAGCTTCCTTGCCCCCATGCGCAAGGATATTGCAGCTCTCGATGCTCGCATTGCCCGCGCTGCGCCTCATGGCGACGCAAATCTCAAGATCGGCAAACCCAAACCTGCCGAAGAACATGAAGCGCAAGAGGGAGCGCACTGATGGATTTCGCTGCTTCCCTTAAGCTGATCGCACCCGAACTGCTGATGTCTGTTTCGGGCCTGGTTCTGCTGCTTGCTTCCGCCTGGGCGGGCGACAAGGCTTCGCGCGCAATCAGCGTGGCTGCTGCCGTCGTTCTAGGCGCCTGCTTTTTCCTCGTTGCGCCCTCGGTCTGTGCCGGGGCGAGTGGCCCGGATACGCTGGCCTTTGGTGGTCAGTTTTCCGCCGATGCCTTTGCGGGCATGGCGAAGCTGATGATCTTTGCGGCCGGCGGTGCGGCACTGGTAATCGCGCCGGCTTTCTTCGAGCGCTTCAATGCGATGCGTGCGGAATATCCGGTCCTGATCCTGTTCGCCGTACTGGGCATGTCGATCATGGTTTCGGCTCGCGATCTCATTACGCTCTATATCGGCCTCGAGCTCAACAGCCTTGCGGCTTATGTGCTGGCAGCGTTCCTGCGCAATGATGACCGTTCGGCTGAAGCTGGCCTGAAGTATTTCGTCCTCGGTGCGCTGGCGTCCGGTATCCTGCTGTTCGGCATGAGCCTGACCTATGGCTTCGCTGGCACCACCAGCTTCGAAGGCATTCGTGTCGCCCTCAGCGGCGATATGGCTACCGGCGCACTGTTCGGTCTGATCTTCATGCTGGCCGGGCTTGCCTTCAAGGTGAGCGCGGTGCCGTTCCACATGTGGACGCCTGACGTTTACGAAGGCGCACCGACGCCCGTAACCGCCTTCTTCGCTTCGGCGCCCAAGGTGGCGGCGCTGGCGCTCACCATGCGCGTCACGCTTGAAGCCTTTGGTGCACAGGACGATGCATGGCGCCAGATCCTGATCTTCGCGGCCTTGGCTTCGATCGTCGTGGGCGCTCTGGGCGCAATCGGCCAGACCAATATCAAGCGACTGCTTGCCTATTCGTCGATCAACAATGTCGGCTTCATCCTGATCGGCCTTGCCGCCGGAACGCAGGCTGGCGCATCGGCAATGCTCGTCTATCTCGCGATCTATGTCGCGATGACCGTCGGCGGCTTCGTTGCGGTGCTGATGCTGAAGGATGGAAACGGCGATCAGGTTGAGGCGATTTCGGACATTGCGGGCCTTTCCCGCACCCGTCCGGCGCTGGCGTTTTGCCTGATGCTGGTGATGTTCAGTCTTGCGGGCATTCCGCCGCTGTTCGGCTTCTGGGGCAAGTTCGTCGTGTTCCAGGCCGCCGTGAATGCGGGCTTCGTCCCACTGGCGGCAATCGGTATCGCTGCCAGCGTCATCGGTGCCTTTTACTACATCAAGGTAGTGAAGGTGATGTATTTCGATGAACCCGCCGATGTGGTGAAGGGTGAGAGCGACTGGGCCCATTGGGCGCTGCTCGCAATCTCTGCCATTGCGATCTCTCCGCTTGGCTACCTCCTCACGCCGTGGCTTGGCGGTCTTGCCGACAAGGCAGCGGCAGTGCTGTTCCTTGGCCTTTAGTTGGCAGGCTTGATCGAAACCGTAACGGAGACCGGATCTACCAATGCCGACCTCGTCGCGCGTCTGCGCGCGGGGGACTCTGTGCCGGAAGGGCATTGGCTGGTCGCCGACCGGCAGAATGCCGGGCGTGGGAGGCAAGGCCGGGTCTGGACTGCCGGTGAAGGCAATTTCATGGGGTCGACGGTCGTCCGGTTGGACGGACGAGAACCGGCTGCGCAGAGCCTTGCTCTGGCCGTTGGGCTGGCTGTCTATGAGGCCGTGCTCAACCATCTGCTGGTTCCGGCCAGGCTGGAACTTAAATGGCCCAACGATTTGCTTCTAGGTGGCGGGAAACTGGCTGGCATTCTGCTCGAACGCGTCGGGAATGATGTGGTCGTCGGGATCGGTGTCAACCTTGCCAAGGCGCCACTAGTCGCCGGACAGACAA from the Erythrobacter sp. SG61-1L genome contains:
- a CDS encoding NADH-quinone oxidoreductase subunit M, translating into MGDFPILSLMLLVPLVGAIACLFAEAKTARMIALVATLIDFALGIVLWLNFDVGGAQWQFVEKVPLFAGFSYALGIDGIALLLIVLSVFLMPICIGASWNSITKRVGEYFAAFLLMEVLMIGVFAAQDLYLFYIFFEAGLIPMYLIIGIWGGDNRIYASYKFFLYTLIGSVLMLIAMMWMVHEAGTTDIPTLMAYDFPVHAQTWLFLAFFASFAVKMPMWPVHTWLPDAHVQAPTAGSVILAGVLLKMGGYGFIRFSLPMFPEASAQFAWLIYGLSMAAVVITSLIALVQHDIKKLIAYSSVAHMGIVTIGLFAFNVQGLEGSMIVMLSHGIVAGALFLCVGVIYDRLHTREINRYGGIAINMPKYAMFFLLFTMASIGLPGTSGFVGEFLSLAGVYQISTWVALVCTTGIILGAAYMLYLYRRVAFGEQKNADAAAMPDIDLREWLMLGSLTAAVLWMGVYPESFLAPMRKDIAALDARIARAAPHGDANLKIGKPKPAEEHEAQEGAH
- the nuoN gene encoding NADH-quinone oxidoreductase subunit NuoN; amino-acid sequence: MDFAASLKLIAPELLMSVSGLVLLLASAWAGDKASRAISVAAAVVLGACFFLVAPSVCAGASGPDTLAFGGQFSADAFAGMAKLMIFAAGGAALVIAPAFFERFNAMRAEYPVLILFAVLGMSIMVSARDLITLYIGLELNSLAAYVLAAFLRNDDRSAEAGLKYFVLGALASGILLFGMSLTYGFAGTTSFEGIRVALSGDMATGALFGLIFMLAGLAFKVSAVPFHMWTPDVYEGAPTPVTAFFASAPKVAALALTMRVTLEAFGAQDDAWRQILIFAALASIVVGALGAIGQTNIKRLLAYSSINNVGFILIGLAAGTQAGASAMLVYLAIYVAMTVGGFVAVLMLKDGNGDQVEAISDIAGLSRTRPALAFCLMLVMFSLAGIPPLFGFWGKFVVFQAAVNAGFVPLAAIGIAASVIGAFYYIKVVKVMYFDEPADVVKGESDWAHWALLAISAIAISPLGYLLTPWLGGLADKAAAVLFLGL
- a CDS encoding biotin--[acetyl-CoA-carboxylase] ligase, encoding MIETVTETGSTNADLVARLRAGDSVPEGHWLVADRQNAGRGRQGRVWTAGEGNFMGSTVVRLDGREPAAQSLALAVGLAVYEAVLNHLLVPARLELKWPNDLLLGGGKLAGILLERVGNDVVVGIGVNLAKAPLVAGQTSVSLGQFGLAPDRDSFSRDLAAMFASEMERWRDFGLPQLLARWTAAAHPEGTRLGVHVGEEGRIEGEFEGLAPDGALRLRLDDGSLRVIHAGDVSLIGGQG